AATTtcggagatgtggaggagttcctattaattaattatatttatattatatatctgcTGCCACTAGTATAAAGATGTTTTTGTTTAATCGCTGCTACCAATATAACAATGTTTattttaaacgctgccaccaaattacagaggttttataatgctgccaccaaatgtcaaGGGGACCATCAATTATTGCCACCACTATAAGAATACGTAGCCACTAgttacttagagaggagacttttaaaattttatttttctttgtttttgtttgcttttgttggtaaaatagatgacagaagctgagatgtttaaaagaacaataacacgtttattgaggcacaagcttaatggttacaataacttcttcttgtttgaggcacttagATTGacagttgcaataacagaatgaggtgattcaaacttcctaaaatgtcatttctttctccattgctttaacctgcagtcaccctgtgaatttcagtcacagactacctgttccttatctggaaacagactaccttaaaataagtcaccaaacttattttaaacttgactcaaaatccaatctttgagccaccctgattctccaactgagaatcagtcttaactgctattcctccaattacagactaccttaaaataagtcaccaaacttatttatccctgatcccctaacttaggatcagccttccctgagcttcaacagagcccagactaaaatcaaccttccctgtggttctctgaccacacacactgagtttccctccaaattttactctctcttcagctaaaccagttggctctgcctatttctccatggcaaccaactcatggtgcagagcaactgaaatattaacccttttaaaacacagttaaacatgtcatctgtaaataaaaaatcacacttcattacaaaATGTAAATAGGAAAAGGTTCCAAACTTACTTGCCCGACCAGTTTGGGGCAGTGCGGGTCAGTGATATCGTATTGCCGGACATCGCCATGAATCCAGTTGCTGCAGTAGAGGAACCGGTCATCCAGGGAAATGACAATATTGGCAGTGAACCCTGGAGAAGGAACAGGATCATTGAGTCACTggagactccaaaggccatccaaaccCCTTCTACCAgggtaaaaacacaatccaatccctcccaacaaataagcatccagcctctgcttcaagacctccagagaaggagactccaccagactcctagGAAGCATTTCCCCCCATTGAACAGCTCTTCCAGTTAGGaccttcttcctaatgtttacgtggaatctcttttcctgcagttacCATTCATTGGTCCATATATACGCAACTTGATAATACTATAGTTCTAAATTGCTGCTAACCTGGCATTTCAGGGTAGAGCCATCCTGATACTTTCTTGTTTGGGATTTGGATCACTTTCTCAGCCGTCCAGCATCCATCCTGCAGTGAAAAACAAACTGACCAGTGAAGTGGCCAGAAAAATGCACGTCCCCCACCATGTTTTTTCTTGGATGGAGTTTGTCTTTGCGTTCTCATGAgcccgagagagacagagagttccCACAACAGAGTAGAAATCCAACCCCAGGCTTGCTGTGAGCTTTtcgggctatatgaccatgtcccagaagcattctctcctgacgtttctcccaaatctgtggcaggcacctctaaggatgcctgccagagatgtgggcaaaacatcaggagagaatgcttctggaatatggccatacagcccgaaaaactcacagcaacccagtgattctggtcattaaAGCCTCCGACAACAAATCCAAACCCAGCTTTCCAGGCACCAAACTATTCAatgtgttggattatggttgtatgtgtatgaaatgtaaatcaagtgtttctgcttttttgcaagagtgtgtgtttcagcaattaAACAGTTAActgcaggctagttttgactgacagcctgttgagACTGCTATGACCTATGGGGCATGGTTTCCGgactttggaggtcggaacttccttcagactgaggaatgtgtttcttatctctgtgtgtgttgagctgtgcttgccgtgtgaagaggctatagaagaatgccagctcagagcgatggcttttaaatatgtattatagatattgaataaatgtttagactagagatgtctttgagtctgacattgaacaggtattggtgaggcagacgattgcaaccaattcatcagggtgctggtgtgcagaggatcgatggtgtttgaagaaacccacccagcacgcaccctgacccccacgCTAACACAATGTCCCTGGTGCACCTCAAGCAATTGACTTGTCTCATGGCCACCTTTCCAATTTCCACCTGAGTTTTGTAGAAATGATGGATGGAACTCTCTAGGGTGAAGATAATGTAGCTGTGGACTGAGGAAGAGAATGGGTTCCCATAGTGGAGTACAGATCTGAACCCAGGCCTCCAGGCATCAAACCTTTAGACCGCCGTGGCTCCCTGCAACCAATTGTATTGCCTCggagcctccctttcccttttcacCTTTGTTTTGAAGAAATGGTGGATGGAGCTCTCCAGAAGGCAGACTACGTAACCGTGGACCGAGTTGGGGTTATGCAAGAAGCGGATCTCAGTCGGGGTCGAATCTTCACCCATGTCGATTGTTTGGAGGAGACGGTGGGTGGTCCAATCCCAGACATTGAGGTGGCGGCCGTAGCGCCCTGCAGACAAACAGGATCCAGGGTTATCCAAAGCGGAATAGAGGGAAACTATAGCTTCCTCCAATCTGGACACTATCCTTCTCTTAATGCAGcagagaatcacattggctttttaaagtgCCATGTCACACTGCTGGGTTGTGTTCATCTTGTGGTCTTCTAGAACTTCTCGATGCCTCTCACATGGACGTGTcgccaaaggattcccccaggtcaTGGAAGGTGATTTAATGCTAAtctaggtgattaattacaacattcacactggcctccaacagacaagagttctttcccccaccctggaccttccactgatatacgagggctatccagaaagtaggttaagttttgaattttaaaaaggacaaagtataggataaatcatttaccatatgcagctgaaagacacattccaagactacaatctcatgtaacccccatttaaatttagccacgtttcttatagataaatgagtttgaaaagtactgccccagtaaatttgccgcctctctcctccgtttccaacaatgggggcgtggctgtcagcgcagcgttttggctacgctgcaggaagggggaagagctgaggacacaagcgggaatttactggagaagtacttttcaaactgatttatctatatgagacgtgcctagatttcagtggggatcaCATGAGATTGTAttcttggaatgtgtctttcagctgcatatggtaaatgatttatcctatactttgtcctttttaaaatccaaaacgtaacctactttctggatagccctcgtatataccTTCCTCGTTTAGTTTCtctatatatctcacaacctctgaggatgcctgctatagatgtgggcgaaatgtcagtagataatacttctggaacatagatatacggccctgaaaacacacaacaaccctgagattccggccatgaaagccttcaaaacacGTTCTTACCTTTTCTTAGATTATCTGGATCGAACCCATTGTCAAAGAACTTGATCTCCCCGATATTGCTGCTGATGAGGACATTGTGTCGCGGCTGGTACCAGAAGTCGTACATCTCGACGGGTCTATCTTCTGGACACTCCCAGGTTCCTTTCACTTCCCAAGTTTCCGGATCCAAAAGGAGAAGTCCACCTGGAGCAAAAATCACCCACCACTGGTGTCAGAAGGTTGTGTGTTTGCAAAGTGCATTCatattatttatatccttctttcACACCAATGATTGAGATTCAAGGCAGGTTACTTATTACTATACTAGCAGATTTTTTGTAGTTTCCCCCTATTGTAGAGAGCTGAATGTAATCCCAAATAGGCATTTATGCCTCCAGTACCTTTTCCGTTGCCAAATGCATCTCCAATGGCGCTGACCATAATCTCCCCACTGCTCAAGCAATGTGAGCTGTTTAAGAAAAACAGGTTGGTTTTCCTGATAGTTTCACGGGGTTCGATGATCTGGTGAGATGttggaaagagaggaagaaggtCATTTCATCATCCCTTAAGATGTGGAGTGCATCTTCTATATGATAGCATTAATACAATTTGATCTCATTttgatttccatggctcaatgctatagaatcctttgagttgtagctttgcaaggttTATAGCCTTCTCTGGGCAAGTTGCCACTGCCtcgcaaactacaactcccaagactccatagcTGGGAACTGCATAtgtttcacaaagtagatagcccCTGATGGTTTCCCCATGTGATTCCTTGACCTTACTTTGCACAAGCTGGGAGCGCACAGGTCAGAGCCCGTGTCCACCACGTAAACACGGCCGGAGGACCAGGCTGGGATGACCAGGCGGTTGCGCTCCTTGCAGGTGTCCCCGAAGGAGCTGCTGGAAGCGTTCCAGCCTGCGTGACAGAGTTCGTCATCCAGGAAAGGCATGCGCAGGCGGTGGATGACCTGTCAGGGAGACGAAGAAGATGTGGAATTGGAAAATTAGGCAGAGAAGGGTCAGAACACAAGCTgggacaccacaattgaaggaagatgttgactctaagctggagtgtgtccagaggaggagcaagggtctggagaacaagccccatgaggagcagcttaaattgctgggcatgtttagcctgcagaagagaaggctgagacatgatgagggctagGAATAAAAATgtgagggagtaagcttgtttcctattgttgccttattgtactgtcccaaaggcttggtcccaagtTTTTACCGTCTTTCTGAGGGACAGGTGGGagtgggctgatctaatctccccagggagggagttccatagccaaggggcaatcactgagaaggccctctttctcatccctgccaatcgtgcctgtgatggtggtgggaccgagagcagagtctccccagaagatcttaatctctgtggtggttcatagagggagatgcgttcagataggtaaactgggccagggtTGTTAGGGCTTCATAggacaaagccagcactttgaattgtacctggTAGCGAACTGGCAACCAGTGAAGCTGacgcaacatgggagttgtgtgctccctttaTGCCTCCCCAGTTATTAACCGGGCTGCTTCTCATTGGACtgtttgaagcttctgaacagtcttcaaaggcaaccccacgtagagcgccttgcagtagtctatcctagatgtaacaagagcgtggaccactgtggccaaatctgacttcccaaggcacacaggttttaattgtgcaaaagcccccctAGCCACTGCCGAAATCTGATGTTCTAGGcttagcgatgagtccaggaggactcccaagctgcgaacctgcgccttcaaggggcatgtgaccccatccagcacaggctgtaacactATACCCTCTTTGGCcttacgattgaccaggaggacctctgtcttgtctagattcaacttcagtttgtttgtcctcatccagaccgtcacagtggccaggcaccggttcacaacctggacagcctccttagcatctCATGaaaagagttggacatcatctatgtacagatggcatcaaactccaaaattctggatgatctcgcccaacggcttcatgtagatgttaaacaacatgaacCCTGCGGGACACCACAGAACAAGGGCTGTTGTTCTGTAGTGTTGAAGTACCATGACTGCAAGAGATATCATAAAGGAGATTTTAGCTGGAGTGCATGCAAGATAATCTCTCAAAGTATGAGAGTCAAAGTATGTATGCTCTGTCAGCCTGATCGTGCAACAAAAGCTCCTccgtggcttgatggatctgaaccaaacctcACACATAATTAGACCCTTTGTTATCAAACTTATaccaaacacagactccaaggaagaaaaacaaggcgcagaatgaacacccaagcccttcaggagccctccaaacaagcccttttccaaacaacactcaaagatcatctacccacagaacaccctgaaaatgttgaggaacattggaacaaactgaagacctccatcatcacagcctgcgaagaaagcattggataccaaactaagaaacatcaagactggtttgatgacaacgacaaagagatccaacagctaattgataacaaaaagaaagccttccaaacatggcagagagacaccaactgtgctgccaagaaaaagatctatgccagtgcaaaagctggggtccaaagaaggaccagagaactcaagaacatctggtggacaaagaaggctgaagaaatccaacaccttgcagatacccatgacgctcagggatttttcaaagccacaaagatcatttacggaccaagaaaccatggcatacagcctctacgctcatcagatggaaccaaaattctgaagcacaaaacatcaattgcactacgttggaaagagtactaccagaacctgctgaatcgcaactccaatgtggccgaagagaccctctcacaaatcccgcaacaacaagccagggatgagcttgcagcactgcctattttggaagaagtcagcaatgccatcagccaacaaaaaaacaataaagtcgcggatctgatgggattcctgccgaaatcttcaaagagggtggacctgagctgatacatcaactccaccagctcagtgaaaaagtgtggatgaccgagaaaatcccagcagacttcaaggatgccaccatcatcacccttttcaagaaaggggacagaacagactgcgggaactattgtggtatctcccttctaacctccgccaggaaaatcctcgcaagaatccttgcaaacag
The Anolis carolinensis isolate JA03-04 unplaced genomic scaffold, rAnoCar3.1.pri scaffold_14, whole genome shotgun sequence genome window above contains:
- the LOC100556156 gene encoding methanethiol oxidase, with the translated sequence MPFLDDELCHAGWNASSSSFGDTCKERNRLVIPAWSSGRVYVVDTGSDLCAPSLCKIIEPRETIRKTNLFFLNSSHCLSSGEIMVSAIGDAFGNGKGGLLLLDPETWEVKGTWECPEDRPVEMYDFWYQPRHNVLISSNIGEIKFFDNGFDPDNLRKGRYGRHLNVWDWTTHRLLQTIDMGEDSTPTEIRFLHNPNSVHGYVVCLLESSIHHFFKTKDGCWTAEKVIQIPNKKVSGWLYPEMPGFTANIVISLDDRFLYCSNWIHGDVRQYDITDPHCPKLVGQVFVGGSLQKGGPVTVLEDPELDCQPDPFVIQGKKVQGGPQTLQLSLDGARLFITTALYTPWDKQFYPELVRKGSVMLQLDVDTVRGGLSVNREFLVDFGQEPFGPARAEEMRYPGGDCTSDIWE